The Thermodesulfobacterium sp. TA1 sequence GCATCCGATGATAGGTTTTAGTCCTGCATCTTTTAGAGCTTTGTAAAAATGAATAATCCCATATAAGGTTCCATGGTCGGTGATAGCACATCCAGGAAGATTATAGTCTAAAAGTCTTTTAACTAAATCTTTAATCCTTATAGCACCGTCAAGCAGGCTCCATTCAGTATGAAGATGAAGGTGGACAAATTCTCCCATAGGTTTTCCAAAATGGTTGAGTTTTATTCATTTGGGGTTAAAAAGAGTTGGTTTAAGTCTAAAGGTCTTTGTCCAAGTTCTTTGTCTAAATAAAATAAAGCTTGAGGGTCGTTTTTGATAAGCTTAAGCTTAGAGAGGATAGACTTAAAAGAGGCTTCTTCCTCTACCTGCTCGTTTACAAACCACTGAAGGAAATTATCTGTAGCATAGTCTTCAAGTTTTTTAGCTAAACTAACCAGTTGATTGATCCTTTTGGTAACCTCTTTTTCATGGTTATAAGCAAACTCAAAAACCTCTTCAGGAGACTTCCAGTTGGTAGGAGGGGCAGGAATTTCTTGTAAAACTACCTTTCCGTCTCTTTCTATAAGAAACTTATAGAACTTCATCGCATGCATAAACTCTTCAGCGGTTTGGGCTTTCATCCATTTAGAAAAACCTTCTAAACCTAAATCGTCAAAATAGGCCGCCATAGAAAGATAAAGGTAGCCTGAATAGATTTCCCACTTAATTTGTTCGTTTAAAGCTGCTTCGATTTCTTTTTTCATGGTTATTCCTCCTTTTTAAGTTTTTCTCAATCTTATGGCAAAAAAGCCGTCTAAGCCATGTTTATGCGGATAGGTTTTTAAGTATTTACCTTCTAAACAAAGCTCTTTTACTTTTTCTGGACAGGTTCGGCTAAGCACTTTAAGAGGGTCTTCTATCACAAACTCAGGATGAGATTGTAAAAACTTTTGCATTACCTCTTCGTTTTCTTCTGGTTCTAAACTGCAGGTTGCATATACCATTATACCACCTTTTTTAAGAAAAGGAGATAAACCTTCAAGTAGTCTAAGCTGTCTTTCTGGAATCTTCAAAAAATCTTCTTCTGTTCGAGCCCATTTTATGTCTGGATGTTTTCTTATTACCCCTGTCCCTGTGCAAGGAGCATCTATCAAAATACGGTCAAAAAGAGGGGGTTTAATTTCGTTAAGTTTTTCTACTACATCACCAACAAAAACCTGGGGGAGTTTTAACCCTAATCTTTGAAAATTTTCTTTAAGTTTTTCAATCCTCCATTCATAAAGGTCAAAAGCCCAAATGGTGCCTTTATCCTGCATAAGTTCAGCTAAATGGGTAGTTTTCCCTCCAACCCCTGCACAAGCGTCAAGCACTCTTTCTCCAGGCCTTGGATTTAAAAGGTAACTTACCAGCTGACTGGCTGAGTCTTGAACACTTATCCAGCCGAAATGATAAGGTTTGAGCTCGGTAACTTTACCTCTAAAACCTTCAAGCACAATCCCTGAAGGGGTATAAGGACAAGCCTTAGCTTCTGGTACTTGGTCTTTTTGTAGATAAATCAAAAGATTGTCACGAGAGACTTTTAAGAGATTAACCCGTATTACTAAGGCAGGTCTTTCATTACTGGCTTTAAGTAAAACCTCGGTTTCTTTTTCTCCAAACCTTTTAAGCCATCTTTTTACCAACCACTCAGGAAAAGAATGCTTAACCGAAAGATAATAAATTTTATTAAAATCAGGTGGTTCAGGCAAACAGTTTTTGTTTTCAAGTAGTTTATGTAAAATGGCGTTTACCAGGCCTCTTATCCATTCTCCTCTTTTTCTTTGAGAGAGTATTTTTAGACCTTCTGCTATGGCTACCTTTTCTGGTATACGAGTATATAACAGTTGATACGCACCTAAACGTAGAAGATTTCTTACTTCTGGGTCCATTTTATCTAAGGGATGTTCAGAAAACCTTGCGATAAGAAAATCAAGATAATAGAGATGTCTAACAACCCCGTTTACCAGTTCACCTACCAAAGCTCTATCTCTTTCGTCTGGTAAAACACTTTTAGTTAAAACCTGGGAGAGGACTTCATCTAAAAGAGGTTTTCCTTTTTCCCAACGAATAAGCACCTTTAAGGCTACGGCACGAGGGTTAGTTTTGGGTAGTCTTGGCATATTGTTTCCCTTTTTAAAAAATTTTAAAGTTTTATGTCCACTGAAGGGCCATCTGTTTTAAGGTAAAAAGACGATCCCTCAATACTGCTGCTTTTTCAAACTCATAGTTTTTAGCTGCTTCTTTCATCTCTTTTTCAACTCTTGCTATTTCTTTTTGTAAATCTTCAAGGCTTTCAAAGACTTCAGAAACTTCAATCACTTTTTCTAAGTTTACAAAGTCTGCTTCTACCATCCGCATCAAAGGGTCATCTAAGGATTTTACCACGGTTTGAGGAATGATACCATGCCGTTGGTTGTATTCTTCTTGCAGTTTTCTTCTACGCTCAGTTTCTTTTACAGCTTTTTCTATAGCTGGGGTAATCGTTTGAGCATAGAGTATGGCTGTGCCGTTGACGTTTCTTGACGTCCTTCCTATCATCTGGATAAGACTTCTTTCAGAACGTAAAAAGCCTTCTTTATCGGCGTCTAAAATAGCGATAAGCGAAACCTCAGGCAGGTCTAAGCCTTCTCTTAAAAGGTTTATACCTATTAGCACATCATAGACCCCTCTACGCAAATCTCTTATAATCTTTGCTCTTTCAAGGGTTTTTAAATCAGAGTGCATATAACAGGCTTTGATACCAAGATTTTGATAATACTCGGTAAGTTCCTCAGCCATACGTTTAGTAAGGGTACAAACAAGGACTCGCTCGTTTCTTTCTGCCCGTTTTTTTATCTCAAAAAACAGGTCTTCTACTTGATTTTCAGAGTTTTTTATCTCTACCTTGGGGTCAAGAAGCCCTGTAGGACGGATGATTTGTTCGATAACCCTTCCTTGAGCCTTTTCTATCTCATAATCTCCTGGGGTAGCCGATACATAGATTACCTGATTAACCCTTTCTTCGAACTCTTCAAACGTCAAAGGACGGTTATCAAGGGCTGACGGCAATCTAAAACCATATTCTACCAAAGTCTCCTTTCTACTACGGTCTCCCCGGTACATGCCTCTTAGTTGAGGGATGGTTATATGGCTTTCATCTATAAAAATTAAGAAATCATCTGGGAAATAATCAAGCAAGGTATAAGGAGGTTCTCCGGGTTTTCTGCCGTCTAAATATCGGCTGTAGTTTTCGATCCCTTTACAATATCCTACTTCTTGTAAAAGCTCTAAGTCATATAAAGTCCTTTTTTCAAGCCTTTCTGCATAAAGAAACTGCCCTTGAGCTTTAAACCACTCAACCCTCTCTTTCAATTCTTTTTTTATTTCTTCTATAGCGACCTTTAGTTTATCTTCTGAGGTTACATAATGAGTAGCCGGAAAAATGAGCAGTTCGTTTACTTTCCCCAAAACTTTACCTCTAAAAGGGTCTATAATCTTTATCTCTTCTATTTCGTTTCCCCAGAGAGAAATCCTTACTGCCCGTTTTTCTTCGTTGGAAGGAAAAATTTCTATAATGTCTCCTCTTACCCTAAAGGTAGACCTGGTAAACTCAAGGTCAGTCCTTTCATAATGCATCGTAACCAAAGCCCTTAGCAACTCATCTCTTGAAATGGTCTGACCACGTCTTAGATAAAGGTGTTTCTGAAAATATTCATGAGGAGAACCTAATCCATAAATACAAGAAACGCTGGCTACAACAATCACATCCCTTCTCGAAAGCACAGCAGCCGTGGCAGAATGTCTTAAACGGTCTATCAATTCGTTGATAGAAGCGTCTTTTTCTATATAAGTATCGGTAACCGGCACATATGCCTCTGGCTGATAATAATCATAATAAGATACGAAATATTCTACCGCATTTTCAGGAAAAAGTCTTTTAAACTCATTATAAAGCTGGGCTGCTAAGGTTTTGTTAGGGGCTATAATCAAGGTAGGTTTACCTACCTGAGCTATGACGTTAGCCATCGTAAAGGTTTTACCAGAACCGGTAACCCCTAAAAGAACCTGATGTTTTATCCCTTGTTCTATGCCTTCTACCAGCGTTCTTATGGCTTTAGGCTGGTCTCCCTTAGGCTCGACCTCAGCCTTTAAACTAAAGTTTGCCTTCTTTCCTCCCATGCTTTTTTGCTTAACCTCCTTTTATCAAAAAGCTTCCATCACATCTTTCGTTAAGCTCAAACTCTGGTAACCCTTCCCGACAGGTGGCAAAACTAACCTCGTTTATTTCCTTAACCTTTTGATAAAGCCTTTTTATCAAACCTCTTCTTAATTCTTCGGGAAGATAAACTCCTCCCTTTTTTTTCTCTCCCAATTTTACATAAAGGGTCTTTAACCTTCTTGCTTGCTCAGGGAAAGCTTTGGTTAAACGGTTAAAAGATTGAGGTTTAGCTTTGTAGGTGCTGGTTACCACATGTTTTACAAAGGGTAAAACCTCGGTTAAAAGCTCTAAGCTTTCATCTTCGTTAATTCCTGGGATAATAGGGTCTATCCTTGCGATCGTAGGTATACCAGCCTTATATAGGGTTTTTAAAGCCAAAAGCCTTTCTTCAAAAGGGGGAGCCCATGGCTCAAGTTTTTTTTGATAATCCTTGGTAGTAAAGGTTATGGCGACTGCTACCTTGAGTTTCTTTAAAAGGTCTAAATCCCTAAGAATTAAGTTAGATTTGGTAATGATAAGTAGGTTTAAAGGAAGACCTAAGATCAGTTTTAAAAAACTTCGAGTAAGTTTATAAGTTTTCTCTAAAGGTTGATATGGGTCTGAAGAATTAGAAAGAGAGATAAGACTACCTGGAGGAAGCTTTAACAACTCTTTTTTTACTTTTTTTAAAAAATCTTTCTTTGGGCGAGGAGAATAAAAATCCTTGATAAAAGAGCTTGCATAACAATAAAGACATCCGTGTCCACATCCAGTATAGGGATTTAAAGAATATTTAGGCGGACAAGTACAAACCGGGGATTGCCAGGGGTCAAAAAGAGAGATATAGGACATATGATTAAATATAAGCAAACTACTTTAAAATTCAACCTAAGGCTTATCTCATCAGGTCTATGCTTTAGGGTTAGATGGTTTTAAGCAATTTTTGCAGTTTTTGCATCGATTGCAAAAAACGGGTATACCAAAATATGTCATATAAAATAATACTTCTTTAAATAGGCAAGCTTTATACCCAATCTATAAAAAGAAAAATCAGGCATAAATTTTGATATTTTTATTTAGCAAAATAAAACCAACATAGGAGGTTGGGCCATGAAAAAAGCATTAGGCTTATTGACCGCTTTAGCACTTTTTGTCTCTCCTGTTTGGGCAGCAGGAGAAGGCACCTCGCCAGAGGTTGCCAAAGGTAATGCTACTGAGCAAAAGGTAGAGAAAAAAGCCAAGAAAAAAGCCGTTAAAAAGGCTTGCAAAAAGGCAGAAAATAAAGGGGCTACTCCAGATAAAACCACTCAGCCTGCTGGGGGCAAGAAAAAAGTAGAAGGCTGCTAAAAGAGTAGAAAACTTAGTAAAAATTGGTGATAGAAGGGCTGCCGAGAGGCAGCCCGATCTTTTCTAAAGCTTTTTCCAAGGTCTTAAAGCATAAATTCCCAAAACTATATTTTTGACTCCTAACCTTAAGATTTTTCGAATTTTGATAAATTCTGTAAAAACACTTTTTTATATAAAAGGCGGTTTTTTTACGAGTCGTCAAGATAAAGGAAAAACTCCATCCTCAGGTCCATAATAGAAGGCTTCAACTAGCTGAGGAAAGAATTTTGCTTTCCTGTATAAGAACGATTATGGGCATAATGGCTTTTGGTTTTGTGATAGAAAGGTTTGCTATTTTTGTCTTCTGACGATAGCGGTTTTTTAAATCGTCTATGTTCTTTATAATATTGTGTTAAAGATTTATAAGGCGGTGTGGGATAGGGCTATCTGGTTAAGCTAAATAAAAAGACTTATTGACATAAACATAGGGTGTGGTAAAAGTTAGGCATAAAAGGCTGGATGTAAGGGAAGAGGGGTGAAAATCCCCCGCTGCCCCGCAGCCGTGACCGGGGACGAAAGCCGCTTGTCCGCATCGTTTGCGGATGGGGAAGGAGGTCCCAAGTAGGTTAAAAACCCAAAAGGAGGCTTCCTTCTCTGGGCTAAGAGCCTTTTTGTTTAAAAGCTCTTAGCCGACAGACCACTGGTGCCGAAAGGCACCGGGAAGGTGCGGCGAGTAGGTTGATCCGGAAGCCGGAAGACCTATCCAGCCTTTAAAAAACCTCGAGGGGGGTAAAACCATGAGCAAATCACCGCCTTAAAGTCTATTTTTGTCCTTTTACATCCTTTTAGAGGTTAGGTTTAATCAGTACTTGGTGGCTCATTTTTAATTTCAAAACTCTTATAAAGGAGGGAGAATACTATGCAAACCTTGGCCTATGGTTTCCCTAAGCTTGGGAAACAAAGAGAGTTTAAAAGATTGCTTGAAAGTTTTTGGAAAGGGGGGCTTTCTGAAGAAGAATTCTATCAGGGCATAGAGGATTTAAAACTTAAAAGGGCTGAAGTTTATCAGGCTAACGTGGACCTTTTCCCTTCAAACGAGGTTTCACTTTATGACTTTATCCTGGATACAGCGATTATGGTGGGAGCCATTCCAGGCAGGTTTCAACCTTATCAAGGTCTTAAGACTTATTTTGAAATGGCTAAAGGTAAACAGGCCCTTGAACTTACCAAATGGTTTAACACCAACTACCATTATCTGGTTCCAGAGATAGAAAAGTTAGAGTTTTCTCTTTTAGAAAACTTTCCGCTTAAAGATTTTCTTTTTTATCAAAAACATGGGATTGATACTTTTCCTAAATTTATAGGCCCTTTTACTTTTTTAAAATTGGCTAAACTGATAAAACCTTCTGCCGAGGGGATTAAGGTAGAAAAGATAAACGAACCTAAGGTGTTTGAAGAGGCTTTAGAAAGATTAAATCTTGTTTATCAAGAGGTATTAAAAAGTCTGGCTAAAGCCGGGGCTAAAACTGTGTTGATAGAAGAACCTGGTTTAGTGATGGATTTAGAGCCTTGGGAATGGAGTTTGGTGAAAAAAAGCTATGAAGCACTTTCTGGGGATATAGATTTATGGATATTGACTTACTATGATAGTGTTTCTGATTATTCTTCTTTTATAGAGCTTCCGGTTAAAGGGTTGGGAATGGATTTGGTATCAAACCAAGAAAATCTGGCCAATCTAAAAGTTGTAGGTTTTCCTAAGGATAAGGTTCTTATAGCAGGGATTATCAACGGAAGACAGGTATGGAAGGCTAAACTTGAGGATAAACTTAGAGAAGTAGAAAACCTTTTGCAGTTTACTCAAGACTTGGTAATAGCCAACTCTTGCCCGCTTTTTCACCTTCCCGTTTCTTTAGTAGGTGAAGACCATCTACCTGCCGAATTGACAAACAAGCTTTCTTTTGCCGAAGAAAAATTAGAAGAGCTAAAGCTTATCAAAAGAGGTTTAGAAGGAGACCAAGAGGCCTTAAACTTAATAGCCGACATCCAAAGGAAGGTGCAAATTTCTTTTGGACAGAAAGAAGAAATAAATAAAAGAGTTTCTCAACTTACAGAAGAAGATTTTACTCGAGGCATTCCTTATTCAGAAAGAATAAAACTTCAGCAAAAAAGGCTTAAACTTCCTCTTTTTCCTACTACTACCATCGGATCTTTCCCTCAAACTGAGGAGGTAAGAGCCGCACGGGCTAAGTTTAACAAAGGAGAGATAAGTTTTGAAGAATATCAGCGATTTATCAAACAAAAAATCGCCGAGGTGATTAAACTGCAAGAAGACCTCGGGCTTGACGTTCTTGTCCACGGAGAGTTTGAAAGGACAGATATGGTAGAATTTTTTGCCCAAAAACTTGAAGGAATAGCTACCACCAAACAAGGTTGGGTGCTTTCCTATGGTTCGCGGGTTTATCGTCCTCCTATTATTTTTGGTGATGTTTGGAGAAAGGCCCCTATGACCTTAGAGGAGATTAACTATGCTCAAAGTCTAACCTCAAAACCGGTAAAAGGTATGCTTACAGGTCCGGTAACCATTTTAAACTGGAGTTTTTATCGAGAAGACCTTCCAAAGGAACAAATAGCCTATCAAATAGCTTTAGCTTTGCTTGATGAAGTAAAAGATTTAGAAAGAGCAGGGATTAAAATTATTCAAATAGATGAACCAGCCTTTAGAGAGGGGGCTCCGATTAAACGAAAGGACTGGGACCAATACTTTAGCTGGGCTATAAAAGCCTTTAGACTTTGTGCTAAAGCAAATCCTGAGACCCAAATCCATACCCATATGTGCTACTCAGAGTTTAACGAAATCATCTCCTACATCGCGCAGATGGATTTTGACGTTATCTCTATAGAAGCTTCAAGAAGCAAGGGAGAAATCATAGAGGCCTTTGAAACCTTCCCAGGCTGGGATAGACAGGTTGGGCTTGGAGTTTATGATATTCATTCTCCGAACCTTCCTACTAAAGAAGAAATGAAAGAAATAGTAAGAAGGGCTTTAAGAATCTTACCTAAGGAACTTTTATGGATAAATCCAGATTGTGGATTAAAAACCAGAAGATGGGAAGAGGTAATCCCTGCACTTAGAAACTTAGTAGAGGTAGCAAAAGAGCTAAGACAACAATTTTGAGTTTAAGTTTTTTATGGTAAACTAAATTTTAGAATGAGGGTAGCCATCCATGTAACCCATGAAGCCCTTTATAAGATAGGTGGTATAGGGGAGGTGATAAACAACCTTTGCACCTCCCCTTCCTATCTTTCTTATTTTGATAAAACCTTGCTTTATGGCCCTCTTTTTGAGTATTTAGGGTCTCCAAGCACTCGTTTAGGAAAAGACGGGATAGTCTTTTACAGCAGTAAAGACCATTACGATACCGGACATTTTGGAGTTCTTTTTAAACCTATTTTAGAAAAATACAACATAGATGTGGTATATGGAAAAAGAAGGATCGTCAACGAACTTAATCCTGAAAGAAAAGCTACGGTAGAAATTCTTTTGGTAGACATAACCCATGTAAAAAAAGACATCCTTAATTTTTACAAGTATCTTTTTTGGGAAAACTTTGGTCTTTCTTCAGATCAATATGAAAAAGATTGGGACTATGAACAGTATTTTAGGATAGCCCTACCCTTTTTAGATTTGGTTCAACTAATCTTTTCTTCAGCTAAGGAAATGGTGTTTTTTGGACATGAATACATGGGTGTACCCACTTTATTAAGTTTAGAACTTCATCCTGACTATCAACCAGAAAGGCATAAAAGGATTTTTTATGCCCATGAGGTAGCGCCGGTAAGAAGGATAGTAGAAAACCTCGGCGGAGGAGACATAGGCTTTTACAACATCCTTAAAAAAGCTAAGGAAGCAAACCTTTCATTAGAAGAGGTTTTTGGTCCACAAGACGATTGGTACCGTACCCCTTTGGTAAAACTTGCTAAAAGGGTTGATCAGATATTTGCGGTTGGAGATTGGGTAGTAGAAGAATACCGATTCTTATGCCCTGATGTAGAAGAAGAAAAAATAAGATTGGTATATAACGGAGTTTCTTCAGATCATGTAGATTTTGATAGAAAAGAAATCTCAAGGGAAAAGTTAGGAAGATGGCTTAGCTGCTATTATGGATTTGTGCCTGACCTTTATCTTACTCATATCTGTCGTTTAGTTAAGAGTAAAGGGATTTGGAGAGACTTTATCTTTTTAGCTTACTTAGACGACCTCTTAAGTAAACACAACCTTAAGGGAATATATATTTTGCTTTCCTCTTTAGTAGGTCAGGGGCGCCCACCTCATGAGGTAGAGAAGATGGTTAAGTCTTATCCTTGGCCTTTTGAACATAGAGAAGGATGGCCTGACCTCATAGGTTATGAAATAGAGGTTTATCGATGGGTTGAAAGGTTTAATCAAAAGGCTAAAAATATAAAAGCCCTTTTTATCAATCAGGTAGGGTTTTCTAACTATAAGTGTCCTTTTGTGTTAAAAGAAGATTTAGAGACCATAGACCTAAGGATTGCCTCTGACTTAGAACTGGGGATGTCTATCTATGAACCTTTTGGAATAGCCCACATAGAGGTGCTTCCCTTTGGGGGGATATCAGTGCCTTCTACCTCTTGTGGGGTCTACTTTTTTCTTGAAAAAAGTTTTGCTAAGGAAGGACAACCCTTTTATGGAGTAGACTTTATCTCAATAGGTGAAAAATTTTCTGTAGAACGTTTGAAAGATTTAACCGAAGAACAAAGACGGGGATTAGAAGAGTTTGTTTTAGCAAGTAAGGTTGAAGAAATCTTTGCTAAAATACCAAAAAATCGTATAGAACGAGAAAAGCACTCTAAAGAAGCTGAAAGATATAAAAGCAAACTTAGTTGGGATAGGGTGGTAAAAGAGTTTTTGTTAGAAAATTTAAAAAGTTTATAAAACGGAGGGGTTATGGTTTGGATTGCACCATCTATTTTGTCGGCTGATTTTAAAAAACTGGGAGAAGAGGTGAAATTAGCAGAAGAAGCCGGGGCAGACCTTATTCATGTAGACGTTATGGACGGCCATTTTGTTCCTAACATTACTATAGGTCCTTTGGTGGTAGAGGCGGTGAAAAACTCTACCAACCTTCCCCTTGACGTCCATTTGATGATCGTTTCTCCAGAAAGATATGTTAAAGATTTTGTAACGGCTGGGGCAGATTATCTGGTAGTTCATGTAGAGGCTTGCACCCATCTTCATCGCACCGTTTGGCAGATTAAAGAATTGGGGGTAAAAGCAGGGGTAGCCTTAAACCCTGCAACCCCTCTTTGCTTGGTGGAAGACTTGTTAGAGGACTTAGACCTAATTCTTATCATGTCTGTAAACCCAGGT is a genomic window containing:
- the rsmB gene encoding 16S rRNA (cytosine(967)-C(5))-methyltransferase RsmB: MPRLPKTNPRAVALKVLIRWEKGKPLLDEVLSQVLTKSVLPDERDRALVGELVNGVVRHLYYLDFLIARFSEHPLDKMDPEVRNLLRLGAYQLLYTRIPEKVAIAEGLKILSQRKRGEWIRGLVNAILHKLLENKNCLPEPPDFNKIYYLSVKHSFPEWLVKRWLKRFGEKETEVLLKASNERPALVIRVNLLKVSRDNLLIYLQKDQVPEAKACPYTPSGIVLEGFRGKVTELKPYHFGWISVQDSASQLVSYLLNPRPGERVLDACAGVGGKTTHLAELMQDKGTIWAFDLYEWRIEKLKENFQRLGLKLPQVFVGDVVEKLNEIKPPLFDRILIDAPCTGTGVIRKHPDIKWARTEEDFLKIPERQLRLLEGLSPFLKKGGIMVYATCSLEPEENEEVMQKFLQSHPEFVIEDPLKVLSRTCPEKVKELCLEGKYLKTYPHKHGLDGFFAIRLRKT
- the uvrB gene encoding excinuclease ABC subunit UvrB — its product is MGGKKANFSLKAEVEPKGDQPKAIRTLVEGIEQGIKHQVLLGVTGSGKTFTMANVIAQVGKPTLIIAPNKTLAAQLYNEFKRLFPENAVEYFVSYYDYYQPEAYVPVTDTYIEKDASINELIDRLRHSATAAVLSRRDVIVVASVSCIYGLGSPHEYFQKHLYLRRGQTISRDELLRALVTMHYERTDLEFTRSTFRVRGDIIEIFPSNEEKRAVRISLWGNEIEEIKIIDPFRGKVLGKVNELLIFPATHYVTSEDKLKVAIEEIKKELKERVEWFKAQGQFLYAERLEKRTLYDLELLQEVGYCKGIENYSRYLDGRKPGEPPYTLLDYFPDDFLIFIDESHITIPQLRGMYRGDRSRKETLVEYGFRLPSALDNRPLTFEEFEERVNQVIYVSATPGDYEIEKAQGRVIEQIIRPTGLLDPKVEIKNSENQVEDLFFEIKKRAERNERVLVCTLTKRMAEELTEYYQNLGIKACYMHSDLKTLERAKIIRDLRRGVYDVLIGINLLREGLDLPEVSLIAILDADKEGFLRSERSLIQMIGRTSRNVNGTAILYAQTITPAIEKAVKETERRRKLQEEYNQRHGIIPQTVVKSLDDPLMRMVEADFVNLEKVIEVSEVFESLEDLQKEIARVEKEMKEAAKNYEFEKAAVLRDRLFTLKQMALQWT
- the metE gene encoding 5-methyltetrahydropteroyltriglutamate--homocysteine S-methyltransferase, which encodes MQTLAYGFPKLGKQREFKRLLESFWKGGLSEEEFYQGIEDLKLKRAEVYQANVDLFPSNEVSLYDFILDTAIMVGAIPGRFQPYQGLKTYFEMAKGKQALELTKWFNTNYHYLVPEIEKLEFSLLENFPLKDFLFYQKHGIDTFPKFIGPFTFLKLAKLIKPSAEGIKVEKINEPKVFEEALERLNLVYQEVLKSLAKAGAKTVLIEEPGLVMDLEPWEWSLVKKSYEALSGDIDLWILTYYDSVSDYSSFIELPVKGLGMDLVSNQENLANLKVVGFPKDKVLIAGIINGRQVWKAKLEDKLREVENLLQFTQDLVIANSCPLFHLPVSLVGEDHLPAELTNKLSFAEEKLEELKLIKRGLEGDQEALNLIADIQRKVQISFGQKEEINKRVSQLTEEDFTRGIPYSERIKLQQKRLKLPLFPTTTIGSFPQTEEVRAARAKFNKGEISFEEYQRFIKQKIAEVIKLQEDLGLDVLVHGEFERTDMVEFFAQKLEGIATTKQGWVLSYGSRVYRPPIIFGDVWRKAPMTLEEINYAQSLTSKPVKGMLTGPVTILNWSFYREDLPKEQIAYQIALALLDEVKDLERAGIKIIQIDEPAFREGAPIKRKDWDQYFSWAIKAFRLCAKANPETQIHTHMCYSEFNEIISYIAQMDFDVISIEASRSKGEIIEAFETFPGWDRQVGLGVYDIHSPNLPTKEEMKEIVRRALRILPKELLWINPDCGLKTRRWEEVIPALRNLVEVAKELRQQF
- the rpe gene encoding ribulose-phosphate 3-epimerase — translated: MVWIAPSILSADFKKLGEEVKLAEEAGADLIHVDVMDGHFVPNITIGPLVVEAVKNSTNLPLDVHLMIVSPERYVKDFVTAGADYLVVHVEACTHLHRTVWQIKELGVKAGVALNPATPLCLVEDLLEDLDLILIMSVNPGFGGQKFIPFCLEKIKKAKSLIKEKGLKTLVEVDGGVKLENAKVIAEAGADILVMGSAFFGSKDYKVFMETLKNEICI
- a CDS encoding radical SAM protein, which produces MLIFNHMSYISLFDPWQSPVCTCPPKYSLNPYTGCGHGCLYCYASSFIKDFYSPRPKKDFLKKVKKELLKLPPGSLISLSNSSDPYQPLEKTYKLTRSFLKLILGLPLNLLIITKSNLILRDLDLLKKLKVAVAITFTTKDYQKKLEPWAPPFEERLLALKTLYKAGIPTIARIDPIIPGINEDESLELLTEVLPFVKHVVTSTYKAKPQSFNRLTKAFPEQARRLKTLYVKLGEKKKGGVYLPEELRRGLIKRLYQKVKEINEVSFATCREGLPEFELNERCDGSFLIKGG
- a CDS encoding ferritin, with protein sequence MKKEIEAALNEQIKWEIYSGYLYLSMAAYFDDLGLEGFSKWMKAQTAEEFMHAMKFYKFLIERDGKVVLQEIPAPPTNWKSPEEVFEFAYNHEKEVTKRINQLVSLAKKLEDYATDNFLQWFVNEQVEEEASFKSILSKLKLIKNDPQALFYLDKELGQRPLDLNQLFLTPNE